In Gallus gallus isolate bGalGal1 chromosome Z, bGalGal1.mat.broiler.GRCg7b, whole genome shotgun sequence, one DNA window encodes the following:
- the LOC101750148 gene encoding uncharacterized protein LOC101750148 has product MRSLKSQLEAYRELMNKNSQYWQNIAKSLRESNNQLSQEKEDLLHQMKQQTEKWEEKKVWILENLSKKISHLYTQHTLTLQEFHNISLYVGRVSDLVDFQIKILQQKSEKTKVEKADVPILKSKAEQVANKEMSESSVEMGPLCQAHTILQKIQESLWKQERDVTELLESERRYNRAMKPQITVLVFLKNLAKKVHTIYCDVPEAQQYINQLVRENEVERADWKEAFNNAQADILSYEVSYGNEPIDDKSDRTQISTKLFRNLGRAKSELEFVETEKTVFDCIQTGEIPNWIKRDCLYVALAGEKSFHQFRDG; this is encoded by the exons ATGAGGAGTCTGAAATCTCAATTAGAAGCTTACCGAGAGCTGATGAACAAGAACAGCCAATACTGGCAAAATATAGCTAAG AGCCTCAGGGAAAGTAATAATCAACTGAGCCAAGAGAAGGAAGATCTTCTTCACCAAATGAAACAACAAACagagaaatgggaagaaaaaaag GTCTGGATCCTTGAAAATCTGTCTAAAAAAATCAGTCATCTTTACACCCAGCATACACTGA CTTTGCAGGAATTTCATAACATCAGTCTATATGTGGGAAGAGTGTCAGACCTTGTGGATTTCCAGATCAAAATTCTTCagcaaaaatctgaaaagaCCAAAGTAGAAAAAGCAGATGTGcccattttaaaatcaaaagcagAACAA GTAGCTAATAAAGAAATGTCTGAAAGCTCAGTGGAAATGGGACCTCTTTGTCAAGCACATACCATCCTGCAAAAGATACAGGAGTCTTTATGGAAACAAGAAAGAGACGTTACTGAGCTACTAGAAAGTGAAAGAAGATATAACAGAGCAATGAAACCTCAAATTACAGTCCTAGTATTCTTGAAAAATCTTGCCAAGAAG GTTCACACCATATACTGTGATGTCCCTGAGGCACAACAGTACATCAATCAGCTTGTCAGGGAGAACGAGGTTGAAAGGGCTGATTGGAAAGAAGCCTTTAATAACGCTCAGGCTGACATTTTGTCCTACGAGGTATCTTATGGAAATGAACCTATAGATGACAAAAG tGACAGGACACAGATCTCAACAAAGCTTTTCAGAAATCTTGGGAGAGCAAAGTCTGAACTAGAATTTGTTGAAACAGAGAAGACAGTTTTTGATTGTATTCAGACAGGGGAAATCCCCAACTGGATTAAAAGGGATTGTCTTTATGTAGCCTTGGCAGGTGAGAAATCCTTTCATCAATTCAGAGATGGCTAA
- the LOC112530673 gene encoding uncharacterized protein LOC112530673 has translation MDEDRYSYSEENIPLSLLPWFWKKKRNSVSPADKSQSKIEAWTESVTPSSSCTPEDLVGSDPEPKPQAIIYSSAPLPGSIMNFSEEIQENPLCGIKRVMIEETPEQDVEGNFWPHKLGVSINKWSQLNSLTKMGENRALEKDHPNISGVCSDLDHKDTELEECKIKEELPYIPYKLATLYIIKVVKDMQEMKSKHMKIIKQLENIKKEKQVIILEHGYNCVIN, from the exons aCCGATATTCgtattctgaagaaaatattcctcTGTCATTACTACCCTGgttctggaagaagaaaagaaattctgtatCTCCTGCTGATAAAAGTCAAAGCAAGATAG aagCATGGACAGAAAGTGTTACTCCTTCAAGCTCTTGTACTCCTGAAGATTTAGTAGGAAGTGATCCTGAACCTAAACCACAGGCCATAATTTACTCATCAGCTCCTCTACCAGGCAGCATAAtgaatttttcagaagaaattcaagaaaatCCTTTATGTGGGATTAAAAGAGTTATGATTGAAGAGACACCTGAGCAGG ATGTGGAGGGAAATTTTTGGCCGCACAAACTTGGAGTGAGTATAAACAAGTGGTCACAGCTGAATTCCCTGACTAAAATGGGTGAAAACAGAGCTCTAGAAAAAG ATCATCCAAACATATCTGGAGTTTGTTCTGATCTTGACCACAAAGATACTGAGCTGGAGGAGTGTAAAATCAAAGAAGAGTTGCCATATATCCCATACAAACTAGCTACATTATATATCataaag GTTGTGAAAGAcatgcaggaaatgaaaagcaaacacatgAAGATCATCAAACAactggaaaatataaaaaaagaaaaacaggtaaTTATTCTGGAACATGGATATAATTGTGTCATAAATTAG